The Christiangramia flava JLT2011 region AATGTTAGGATTTCCAATTGTACAGTGAATTCTCCAAACGATGACGCCATCTGCCTGAAAAGTTCTTTCGCCTTGGGTTATGCCAGGCCTACAGAAAATGTTACTATCACGAATTGTCAGGTTTCTGGCTATGATGTGGGTACTCTTATAGATGGTACTTTTAAAACGGAAGAGGGACATTTGGTTCCCGATCAGGAAGGTCCTACTGGTAGGATAAAATTTGGAACAGAATCCAATGGAGGATTTAAAAATATAACTATCAGTAACTGTGTTTTTGACCGTTCCCGTGGTCTGGCACTGGAAACTGTGGATGGCGGTTTATTGGAAGATGTTACAATAAGCAACATCACTATGCGTAACACAACTAACTCTCCGTTCTTTTTGCGACTTGCGGGGAGAATGCGCGGACCAGAAGGTGTAGAACCGGGGGAATTGAGAAGAGTGAATATCAGTAACATTAACGTTTATAATGCCGATTCCCATTTTTCCAGTATTGTTGGCGGAATTCCCGGTCACAATATTAAAAATGTAAGATTCAGTAATATTAATATATGGTATAAACCTCTGGATTCAGTAAAAACACAGATTCAAAAAGTGGTTCCCGAACATATAAAAACTTATCCGGAACCGGCAAAAATGGGAATAATGCCTTCTTATGGTTTTTTCTTACGCCATGTTGAAAATGTTGAAATGCATAACATCAATATCTATCATTTAGGAGAAGAGGTTAGACCAGCTCTTATTTTTGAAGATGTACGGGATGCAGAACTTTATAACCTAGATGCGCAAAGAGCTGGAAACGCTCCAATCTTAAGATTGAAAAATTCTGAAAATATCCATTTAAAAGATTCTGAATTCCTCGAGGACCAGAAAATTTTCAGGAAAACGACCGGAGATTTTGGAGCACGGGATGCAGTTCAGAACAATTCGGAATAAGCGTTTTTTATTTATTCCGAACTATATAATTGGAGATTTATTCTTTTGGGAAAAAGATATAATCTCGTAGTTCACTTTGTTTTAAACCGTACAGCGATTTTGCCACTATTAAGGCATTTAATTCAGCACCTTCCATATTGGTGTGCGTATGATCCTGCGGGAAAAGATTTTTAACCTCCTGCCGGCCGATTTGCTCATATCTCCTGGCAATAGAATCGTTGAGGTCTATAAAATGCCCGCCCGCGATAGCTACAGCTTCTTTCGCCCATTTTGCATTACTTTTTCAGCATGCCAGATATTTCTCGGGATCATACTTAGAACAATGGGCGTGGCCCCTTTAGCTTTTGTTTCAGTGATATATTTTTTCATATACCAGCCATATGTGTGCACCACCTCAGTACTATCTTTTTTAAATTCAACTGTTTGTGTTTCATCTCCCATTCCTTTTAGAGACCCGCGATATTTAGGCTGGTCCACTTCACCGCCATCGTTATGCCCGAATTGTATTAATAAAAAATCACCTTTATCCAGATCCTTCAAAACCTCATCCCAGAGACCTTCTCCTCTAAAGCTACGAATGCTTCTGCCACCGCGAGCTTTATTGTACACATTCACGCGGGTAGTATCGAAGTATTTATCCATTGGAACTCCCCAGCCCACTAAAGTATCGTTGTTATTTGCTACTGTAGAATCACCAATAAGATATACGTCTTTCTTTGTAGGGGTTTGAATTTCAGGATCTTCCAGGAGATATTTTTTCAGTGAACTACCAGATTCTTTTAAGCCTTCGATAATTAGAGATGCAGCCATCACCGCTCCTTTTGCTGAAGTGTGGGTGTGATCTCTGTCATAGAAATAAGTTCCGGTGATGTTTTGTTCGCCTTTTTCTTCCATTTGAGAAGCCATTTTTTCATTCAGATCGATGAAGTAAGCATCTTCCTCTTCAGCCACCTGTTTTGCCCAGCCACCATAAGTAGTTGCATTCCTTGGAACTTTGCCGTTTTCCCAGTCATTTCGCGGAATAGGCGACATGATGATTGGAATCGCCCCTTTCTCTTTGGTTTCTTTTACAAGTTTTCGAATATACCAGCCATAACTATGCACGGTCTCGTGTTTTCCCGTAAGAATATTATCTATTTCTTCGCTTTCCTCACCAGTTCCATTAATAGTCCCACGTGCCCTAAAATTATCATTTATGGGCCCGGCATCATTGTGTCCAAACTGGATTAATACGTAATCTCCCTTTTTTAAACTATCTTTAACTGGTTCCCATAGCCCTTTGTCCTGAAAGGTTCGGCTACTGGTGCCGCCAAGTGCATGATTTTGCACGTTAACTTTAGTGGTGTCCAGAAACTGGCCGAGGGAATCACCCCATCCCCAAAGGCCACCGGCTCCATCACCCTGGCCATTTTTTACGGTGGAATCGCCAACCATATAAACTGTAGGTTTTTCTCCTGAATCACTTTCCTCGCAGCTGATCATAAAAAGCGAGAATGTTAGTACGATCAAATAATTGAATGTTTTCATTTGAAATATTTAATTACTCTGAAAATTTCTAAAATCGAACCATAGGTTCATGGTAATACCGTCATCTCCTTTTTTAATCCTGATATTGGTAGGCTGGCTGCTGGGCCCCTGGTGTGAAAGAGGTTTGAAAGCTCTCATCGCGGGGATCTCGTACATAAAAGAAATGTTACCTTCTGGAAATTCAGGTTGCGCATGTGCTCCGGGGAATGCATTTTTTGGTTCTGCAGGAGTGAAAAGTCTTAAAAACAGTTTATCAGATTCACTGAAGATCCTGAAGCTGTTTTCTCCAGCAAGAATTTTAGCCGCTAGAAGATTGGCGTGGTAGCCTTTAAATTCAGGATAGATAAGGTTTTCAAAACTTTCACCCGTAATGGTATTGTTATAATCTTTTTCCCAAATATTATATTCGGTCCCCTGCAGCCTGTTCTTCCAGACATGATATGGACCTTTTCCAAACCATTTGATACCTTCTACCTCCTCTTCCGGAAAATCAAAAGTGATCCCGAACTTATTGATTTCACCTTCATAAAAGGCACCGTCAAAACCACTACTTGTGCCGGCATTTTTTAAGGCGGTCATTTCCATTTTTAACCTTCCATCGGGAAACATGGTCCATTTTATCGTATGGATCCCACCGGCATAGCTTACCAAAGCAATGGCATTACCGTCCTTATTTTTTATTTCAACTTTCTCCACTGCGGCTTTCATGCCAACAGGACGCGGACCATTTAGAAATGCGATCTCATTTACAGTGTTTTCAATATGAATGATTTCGCCATTTTCAGCATCCAGGATCACTGTTATTTCGCCGCCGGAAAGTTTGATCTCGTTTTTATTCTTTTCTACCGTCGCTTCAGTTGCCGATTCTTTTTTCTGAAGAAATTTTTCGGCAAAAAATGCCGCTTTATGAATAGGCCAGGTCCAGGTATAGATCTCCCGGCCATGCTTGTCTGTTCCGGTAATTTCGATCCAGTCTCCGCTGAAGAATTCGTCTTTTACCGGAATGTTGATTTTTCGTGTTTCACCGGGCTCAATACTAGGAACATCAATTTTTCCAGAATAGATAATGGCTACATCATCCTGCTCATAAAAAGAATTTATTCCGGCCTTTTTTACTTTGTATTCCATGAGGATCTCCTCTAAATTGGTGAAGAGATATGTATTAGTAATAAGGAAACTACAGTCAAAGCTTTTATTGATTTCTTTTGGTTGAAACTGAACCGGGGCCCAAACCTCTTTTATGGTATAGAAGCTGCCTTCTTTTTCACGGTGTGGTCCCAATATTCCATCGGGTGCGAGAGAGCCTTTAGAATCATAGATTTGATCGCCATCCCAATCTGTGCGTCTAACTGCCTCATCATTAAAAACCCAAAGAAATCCACCGGCAAACAACGGGCTTTTAGTATAACGTTCCCAAAAATCGGCAAGTCCGGCACCATGGCCATTGTCATAAGTACCATGCATGAATTCGGTAGGAAAGAAAACATTCTCACCATTGCCAAACCTATGTACTCCGGTAAGATAAGTAGGGTAGTGGTGTGTGTCCCAACCGTTAAAGTCAGCCCAGGGATGAATAACGATTCGGTTTTGAGGATCATATTCAGAAAAAACGGTATCCAGTTCTTCGTTCCAGCCACCTTCATTTCCCTGGTCCCAGATAATAACCGATGGATGATTCACATCTCGCTGTACCATTTCTTTGATCAGTTTTTTACCGGTTGAGGTGTCATAAGGATTTTGCCAGCCGGCTAGTTCATCTAAAACAAATAATCCCAGGGAATCACAGGCTTGCAGGAAGTGATTGTCTGGAGGATAATGAAAACGTACTGCATTCATATTCATATCCTTAATAAGATTTACATCCATGATGCTTATGCGTTTACTGGTGCTTCGGCCAGATTCCGGCCAGATGGTGTGGCGGTTAACCCCCTTCATGATAATTTTTTTACCATTTACATATATGCCATCTTTCTTTCTAAAATCAATACTTCGAAAGCCAATACGTTCGGTTACTTCATGGAGTACTTTATTCCCCTTTATCAAACTTAATTTAAGATCATAAAGATTTGGATCTTCAGGGTTCCATGGTTTTATATTCTCCCATTTTGATTCAAGAATAGTTTCTTCAGATGCTTCGACTACAGGAAAGCTGAAAGATTTATAGGATGCATCATTTCCAATTGGTTGAAGACTAACTTTTAGTTCGGTATTCTTCGGAATATTCTTCAGCAGTAGATTGGCTTTTAAAGAACCATCCATTTCCGGAGCTACCGCAACATGACTTATATGAGTTTCTGGAGTGATCTCCAGCCAAACGGGACGGTAAATTCCTCCAAAAAGCCACCAGTCTGCTTTACGTTCCGCATTATTTACGGTAGGATTGGCAGAATGTTTCCAAACATGTACTTCTAAAAGATTTTCTGAATCATATTTAATAAGATTGGTGATATCGTACTGAAATTCATAAAATCCCCCCTGGTGTATTTCTCCAGCAAGTTGACCATTCACTTTTACTTCAGTATCTGTCATTACCCCGCCAAATTTGATGATCACGCGTTGGCCATCATATACTTTTGGAGCTTGGAATTCATATTTATAAAATCCTTCTTCTTTGCTGGGTTCTTCCTGTTCCAATTCCTTATACCAGCGGCCGTAGGTATACGTCCCAAAACCCTTTATTTCCCAGTTTGAAGGCACTTCTATTTTACTCCATTTTCCGCTGTTCTGGCCATCGGTAACCTTGAAGTCCCATATTATAGTGTCGGTTTCAGAATCTTTACCAGAGAGATATATTTTTTTACTTTCCTGAGCATAGATTTGAGAGCCCAGAAAACATAAACATATTATTTGAAGAAGATATTTCGAGTGGTTCGCAGCCATAGTATTAATGGTGATTTAAATGGCGTACTTTTTCAGAATAAGGTTTGGTAGCTCCAAAATCTTTCAGGCTAAACGAACTATCTTTAGATATCGGAGGCGCCGGGATCTATAAGTACTAAGAGTTAATTTAGTAACTAAACTAGTAAAGCTTTATAGTAAGTGTATCCTGTACTGTTATGAGTTCACTTTTTAAACTGAATTTCGTTCAATATAATTGAAGACATTTTTTACATTTTCCTTTTTATTTTTCAGGATCATATAGGCAGCAGATTCCCCCATAGTTTTAAAATCTGTACTAATTACCGAAATTCCCAGGAGTTCTTTTAATGGAGTTTCATTGTAAGATATAATACCAATGTCTTTGCCCAGAATCAGCTTCTTTTTCCTGGTTTGGCGAACCAAGTTCACGAGATCTCTTTCCTGTATGGTGACATACACATCTTTGCTTTGTAACTCCATATCGTCATAGATTTCATGCAGGATCTCATAATCGAAATTGTTTTCTACACAAAATTTTATGAAGCCGGTGCGTATTCTACGGGGATATGGATTGGCAGATTTCTCTGGATACACTAAGATCACTTTGTCGTATTTTTTGATCTTTTCCAATCCTTCGGTAAGTGCATTGAAAATGTCCTGTTTAAAATCCTGGTATATGGAGCTAAATTCAGTATTCAACATATCCTTCACGTTATCCAGCATGATGAGACTATCTGTAGGGATTTTTTTTAAAGTATCCAGAACTGAAGGTGTGAAAGTTACGTGATGAGAGTTTTCATCTCTAAAATGAGGCATGATTACGTAATAATCATAGGCACCCATGTTTCTTTCCATGGTTTTTAGAAACAAAGATTCATCACAATGATAAATAAACATGTCTACATGAGCATTCACTCCTAGGGCATCTACAAAAGAATTATAGATGATCATTTTATAAACACTCGGTTTATTCACCATGAATAAAATGTTCACCCTGGAAATTAGGTCGGTTTTAGAGGTATAAAATCCTTTTCCTTTTACCGAGACGATGACCTTTTTCTCTTTTAATAGCCGATAAGCTTTTTCCACCGTATCTCTGGAAAGAAGTAAATGTTCACTAAGTTCATTAATAGAGGGTATTTTCTCTCCTACCTTAATATTTCCATGAGAGATATCGGAAATTATAGAATCTACGATTTGCTTATATTTTGGAATTCTGGAATCTTCGTTGATTTTGATATCTAATGGGAACATACTCTTGATCGATAATTGCTAAAAGTTTATAAAATTAATTAATTATTTCAGGGATTAAGTCTTAATATCAAAACTTTCCCTGAACAGTACACTACAGGATAGCCTCTATATCAATTAAACCTAAATTTGATTAAAATGCTAATCTTTAAAAATTATCATGGAAAAAACTTTTAAGTATGTAGACTATCTATGGGACGAGCAAAAAGCTGCTTCATTAGGAGATGATCAGGTGGCCTTATTTTTATATAGATCCAATATTCTGGGTGCAGATTTGAGGATCACGAATTTTGGAGGAGGAAACACGAGTTGTAAAACCACTGAAAAAGATCCGCTAACCAATGAAGATGTTGAGGTTATGTGGGTAAAAGGCTCCGGAGGAGATATCGGTACTTTAACCAGGGAAGGAATTGCCGGACTATATACCAAAAGATTGCGAGATCTTAAGAACGTATATCAGGGAATTACTGATGAAGATAGAATGGTTGGCTTGTTTAACCACTGTATATATGACCTGAACAGTAAAGCTCCTTCTATAGATACCCCCTTACACGGACTCTTACCTTTCGCACATATAGACCACTTACATCCAGATGCGCTTATCGCGGTGGCTGCTGCTAAAGACAGCGAAAAAGTAACTAAAAAGATATGGGGGGGTACTATGGGTTGGGTGCCATGGCAACGACCTGGTTTTGATCTGGGGTTACAACTGGAAAAATGTTTGGAGGAAAATCCTGGAATACGCGGGATTGTACTGGGTAGCCACGGTCTTTTTACCTGGGGAGATACTTCTTACGAATGTTATATGAACAGTCTTGAGGTGATTGAAACTGCTTCAGAATACATAGCTAGTAAGATCAAAGAAAATGGAGAGGTTTTCGGGGGGAAAAAATTAGAAAGTCTTCCTGCTGAAGAAAGAAAAGATAAAGCAGCAATTTTAATGCCTTTACTGCGCGGTTTGGTATCTTCAGAAAACCAAATGATAGGTCATTTTACAGATTCTGATACTGTATTGCAATTTATTAATAGTAACGACCTGGAAAGGCTTGCGCCCATGGGAACATCATGTCCAGATCACTTTTTAAGAACAAAGATCCAGCCTCTTATCTTAAACCTGGAGACTTCTGAAGACATTTCAAAAACAGAAAATGTTTTAGGAAAATTAAGGCCAGATTTCGAACAATATAGAAAAGAATATAAAGACTATTACGAAAATTGTAAGCATGATAATAGCCCGGCGATGAGAGATCCAAATCCGGTGATCATTATCTATCCTGGTGTTGGAATGTTCAGTTTTGCCAAGAACAAGCAAACGGCGCGAGTGGCCAGCGAGTTCTACGTAAATGCGATCAATGTGATGCGTGGTGCTGAAGCGATTACAGAATATACCTCATTGCCAAGACAGGAAGCCTTTGATATTGAATACTGGCTTTTAGAAGAAGCCAAATTACAAAGAATGCCGGCAGAACAACCTCTTTCCCGTAGAGTAGCACTGGTTACTGGAGCTGGAGGAGGAATTGGTAAAGCGATAGCAGATAAACTAGTAGCAGAAGGAGCCAATGTAGTGCTTACAGATATTAATAAAGATAATTTAAAGGAAGCGGTTGCTACATATAAACGCGACCAGGTACATGGAGCACTTTGTGACGTTACCAAAGCAGAATCTATAGATGCCGCCTATAAAAAAGCTAACTTGGCTTTTGGTGGAGTAGATATTATCGTGCACTCGGCAGGACTGGCCATTTCTAAATCTTTAGAAGATACGACCCAGAAAGATTGGGACTTGCTTCAGGATATTTTAGTAAAAGGTCAATTCCTGATAGCTCAAAAAGGAGTGGAGATCATGAAACAACAAGGTCTTGGAGGTGATATTGTTAATATTGCTAGTAAGAACGGACTGGTTGCAGGCCCAAATAATGTTGGTTACGGGACTGCAAAAGCGGCGCAGCAGCACATGACACGTTTACTTGCTGCTGAATTGGGGCCAGATCATATTCGAGTAAACACGGTAAATCCTGATGGAGTGATCGTGGGAAGTAAAATATGGGAAGGTGAATGGGCAGAAGGTCGCGCTAAAGCTTATGGGATTGAGGTTAAAGACCTTCCAAAGCATTACGCGAAAAGAAATCTTTTACAGGAAATTATTCTTCCGGAAGATATTGCTAATGGAGTATTTGCATGTGTTGGAATTTTAGATAAAAGTACGGGAAACACCATAAATGTTGATGGAGGAATGGCTAACGCCTTTGTAAGATAATAGTTTGTTTTTAAATTCAAAAAGGGATTTTCAGTAAATGGCGATCCCTTTTTAATACCTGATTTTAAGCTGATTTATGAAAATTGATAAAAATAATATTTCAGATCATAACAAGAAATATAAGAATTCATTCCAGAATGAATTCGATTTTGTTTCCGATAAGCTGGAGAAAAAAGGGATCGATATAGAAGAGATCGTAAAGAAAGTAAGCGATTTCCAGGTGGCAATTCCTAGCTGGGCTTTGGGCGCAGGAGGTACTCGTTTTGGACGTTTCTCTTATGGAGGAGAACCTTCCTCCCTGGAACAAAAACTTCAGGATGTTGGAATATTACATGCGCTTACAAGATCGGCCGGATCTGTATCTTTACATATTCCCTGGGATATCCCGAAGGATATTGAGGCGATCAAGGAAATTGCCAAAGGCAATGAGATCACTTTCGATGCTATGAATTCTAATACATTCCAGGATCAGAAAGATGCTAAAAAGAGCTATAAATTTGGTTCCTTAAACAATTCAGATCAGGAAATAAGAGATTTTGCTGTAGAGCATAATCGTGAGGTCATTAAAATAGGGAAAGAGCTGGGTTCTAAAAGTCTTACTGTCTGGCTGGCCGATGGCGCTAGTTTTCCTGGTCAGTTAAATTTTCAACGAGCCTTGGATAATACTCATACCAGCTTGAAAGGTATTTATGATACTCTTCCAAAAGATTGGAAAATGTTCATTGAATATAAACCCTACGAACCTAATTTTTACAGCACAACCATTCAGGATTGGGGAACTTCCCTGATGCTAGCTAATGCCTGCGGCGAAAAAGCTTATACTCTTGTAGATCTTGGGCATCATTTGCCAAATACCAATATCGAGCAAATTGTAGCTACGTTAATGTATAAAGGCAAATTGGGAGGATTTCATTTTAATGATAGCAAATACGGGGATGATGATGTTACGGTAGGATCTATTAAACCATATGCCCTTTTCCTTATTTTTAATGAACTGGTTTATGGCATGGAGAATAATCCTAACAATCCCGAACTGGCGTGGATGATAGATGCCAGTCATAACATCAAAGACCCTCTGGAGGATCTGCTACAGTCTATAGAAGCTATTCTGCTGGCTTACACAAAGGCATTGCTTATAGATCAAAAGGAACTTAGAGAAGCACAATTGGCTCATGATGTGGTAAAATGCCAGGAAATTCTGCAGGATGCTTATCGCTTCGATGTAAGAGTTATACTTCAGGCAGCAAGATTAAAGCAAGATGCTCCTTTAAATCCTCTGGAAGCTTATCGCAGTTTTAACGTGCGTAAAAATCTAATTCTGGAAAGAGGAAATAAAACAATCGCTACGGGTCTATAAAAATAATCAACATGAGTCAGGGAAAGGTAACGGCTGTTTTTGATATCGGAAAAACGAACAAGAAATTTTTTCTTTTCGATGAAGAGTTTCAGGAACTTCACAGGGAATATATCAGGATCGATGAAATTAAAGACGAAGATGGATATCCTACAGAAGATCTGGAATCCTTAAAAAACTGGATGAGAAAGGTCTTTAACGATATTCTTGAAACCGAAAAATACGATATCTCTGCCATCAATTTTTCTACTTATGGAGCCAGTTTGGTGCATTTAGATGAAAATAATGAAATTCTTACTCCCTTATACAATTATACGAAAGATATAGACGCTTCAGTAATAGAATCATTTTATGAAAAATATGGTCCTGAAGAGGATTTTGAGGAATTAACAGGATCGCCTAAAGCAGGATTGCTTAATTCGGGCATGCAACTTTACTGGATCAAGCAAACGCAGCCAGAAATCTTTAAAAAAATTAAATACTCGCTGCATTTACCACAATATCTCAGTTATATTTTCACGGGAATTCCAATAAGTGAATATACCAGTATAGGTTGTCATACGGCCATGTGGGATTACAAGAAAAGGGATTACCATAGCTGGATCTATGAAGAAAACATACACTTGATCCTGCCGCCAATTGTTTCTACGGAAACCAGTTTTAATATGAACTATAATGGCAAAAGAATAAAAATTGGTGTAGGTATTCATGATAGCTCGGCGGCACTTTTGCCGTATGTACGCAGCATCAGGGAAAATTTCATCCTGGTTTCCACTGGAACCTGGAGCATCTCTTTCAATCCTTTTTCAGACTCTAAATTGTCTAAATTGGAAGTTGAAAAAGGGTGTATAAATTATATGCGTATTAACGGGAAAGCGGTAAAAGCTTCCAGGTTATTTTTAGGGAACGAGTTCAAAAAGCAAATTGAATTTCTTTCAGATTATTACCAGGTTCCGAAAGATTTTCATAAAAAGATCTTGTTCGATTATGATATTTATTACGAGATAACCAAAGATTTTGAACCTATGTTCAGGTGGTTTAGTCTTGAAACTGAGAATATGCCTTCTGAAACTATAATCAATTACTATAATGTAGAGCAGGCCTATCATCATTTAATGATCGAGCTGGTAAAAGTTCAGGCTGAAAGTATTAAAACTATAGAGGGCAACTCCAGCAATTACAAGTTATACGTAGATGGCGGCTTTACAGATAATAATGTCTACATACAGTTGCTGTCTCACTACTTGCGGAATATGTCTTTAAGAACCACGAAATCGTCTCTGGGCTCTGCTCTTGGTGCCGCACTTTCTATTTCAGACAAAAAATTAAATTCTAAATTTTTAAAGAAAAATTACTCTTTGAAAAAGCACGTTCCATTTATAATTAATTAACAATGGCCTTTAATTCTAAGTATCCTTCTGTAGAAGATCTTCGGCAAAGAGCAAAAGAAAGAGTACCAGCATTTGCTTTTGAATATCTGGATGGAGGCTGTAATGAAGACGTAAATATTAGTCGCAATACCAGAGAAATTAGAGAGGTGCAGTTGCAACCAAGGTATTTGCGCAATTATGGAAATAGTTCTACAAAAACGAAAGTTCTGGGAATGGAATTCGATGCTCCTTTTGGTATTTCGCCAGTAGGACTTCAAGGTCTTATGTGGCCAAATTCCCCTCAAATTCTTGCTTCGGCTGCATATAAACACAATATCCCTTTTATTTTGAGTACAGTAACTACCATGGATATT contains the following coding sequences:
- a CDS encoding FGGY-family carbohydrate kinase translates to MSQGKVTAVFDIGKTNKKFFLFDEEFQELHREYIRIDEIKDEDGYPTEDLESLKNWMRKVFNDILETEKYDISAINFSTYGASLVHLDENNEILTPLYNYTKDIDASVIESFYEKYGPEEDFEELTGSPKAGLLNSGMQLYWIKQTQPEIFKKIKYSLHLPQYLSYIFTGIPISEYTSIGCHTAMWDYKKRDYHSWIYEENIHLILPPIVSTETSFNMNYNGKRIKIGVGIHDSSAALLPYVRSIRENFILVSTGTWSISFNPFSDSKLSKLEVEKGCINYMRINGKAVKASRLFLGNEFKKQIEFLSDYYQVPKDFHKKILFDYDIYYEITKDFEPMFRWFSLETENMPSETIINYYNVEQAYHHLMIELVKVQAESIKTIEGNSSNYKLYVDGGFTDNNVYIQLLSHYLRNMSLRTTKSSLGSALGAALSISDKKLNSKFLKKNYSLKKHVPFIIN